DNA sequence from the Nitrospirota bacterium genome:
ATACGGGTAGCCACCTCCTCCCGAGGGTCGGATGAAGTGTCATGGAGGTATTCAACATGCTTGATTTCGGCTGTTTCATCCTCCAGAATGTCGCAACTGAATTGAAAGGGGATCTGGTTGTAAGGAGAGGCGCCATGATACCGGGGAATGGCAAAACCAATGGTTTCAAAATCAAAGAAATAAAAAGGATATTTCCAGGTCTTGATCTCCTGTTTAATCCCTTTCCGGTCGATAAACGGCTGACCAGACTTGGCAACCTCTACCATTCTTTTCTGAATTCCGTTTAAGTCGGAAAGTCTTGGGTCTGTCAGTTCTACGATTCCATCCTTAAGATAATCGAACTTCTTTTCTCCCATCCGGTAGAGATTCATTACCCCCGGGTTGGGAAGGTTCAACCGGCTCCAGCAATGGTTCATAAAAGGGCACTCATAGGGAGAGGTGCATTGCGGGCCGACTTCCACCTCCGGGACTGAAGGTTGAGCCAGTAACGTTTTAAATTTAACAAGGTTCTTTTCAATCATCGGAAAAAACTGATCCAGCTCTTCGGTCAGCTCTTCAATAACAAAGAGATTTTCCAGGTTGGGATAGACGCAATTACGGTTGAGAAACATCAGGCGGCCAGATTGAACGGTAAGACCATATTTCTTTAAGATGTAGAATTGGATGGCAAGGTCAATGAAATGTTCCTCTTTGACGCTGGTGGTCGATTTGACTTCTATGATTTGCCAGGGAGAAGAGGGAGTTTTCCGATGAAGAATGTCGACCCGGACCAGAAGGTCATTAAAGATAAAAGCCGGTTCATAGAGGGTCGTGACCCCTTGCTTGATTAATTCATCGGTTTTTTCCAGCGCTTTTTCGGGGGCGTAATAAGGAACATCGACCAGGACCCCTCCGGGGAACCGTTTCTGGGCCTCCAGGCCAACCAGTTTCCCTTCATCAAAGAGCCTTTGTGTTGCAGGATCTGTGGGAGTGGCGAGTTCTTTTTGGAAGATAGAGAGGTAAAGATTTTTGGGGCATTGGAGCCCCGCCATAAACCGGCTTTTGCTTAATGTGGTATATGCCATTTGTCACCCTCTTCTATTCAGGTCATCTTATACCACGCCCGTGACACCCAGGGTCACACCAAATTTAAAAATGCTATATCTGGAGGGGGGAAAAAAGGGGAATTCCGTCATCCCAAGTCAATTCCCAACGCTGACAAAACCGATTCTGCAATCGCATTCAATGTTTCAGGATTTAACGTTCCGTATCTCTTTGTCAAACGGCTTTTATCAATAGCTCTTAACTGGAAGCATAAGCCTATGGAATCCTGAGAAAGTCCATTCTGTTTACTTTTCTTTATAAAGCTTGTTCCGGGGAGACCTCTGCGAGAAAGATTAGTCGTAAGAGGGATGCAGATCAAGGTAGACGTGAACCTGCCGAGGTCTGGGTTTTGAAACACAATGACCGGCCTTTCCCTCCCCTGTTCCGAACCTTTGACAGGCTCAAGGTCAGCAAGGAATACATCTCCTGTCTTCGGGCGGATGAGTGTCAATCTCTTTTATCCTCCTCTTTAAGAGATTTTTCCCATTCTGCAATCCCACTTTCAGCTAATTCGGCAAATTCCAGCCTCTCTTCTGCCTCAACATCCGGCTCTGCCGTCAAACGGTTTATGTCGAGGCCTAGGGCATCAACAATTTTCCTTAAAGTAGTGAGAGATGGAACATGCCGTCCTTGCTCTATACGGACTATATTGGGTCGTGCAATTCCTGTCATCCGGGCCAGGTCTTCCTGTCTAAGTCCCCGATTCTCTCTTGCCTCCCTGATCCTTTGAGCTATGGCCCACGCAATCACCTTCCTAGGATCTTCCTTTATGCGGATGCGGATTTTTTTCTTGCTAACAGGCACAAAAGCTTTACTTCGTGAAACAGAAAATCCCTCAAGCGACCTCATGATATGTGGATAGATGATATCGCCGAATTGAGACTCGAGAACAGGTTTGGCTTCGGCAGACTGCTTATCATAAAGTTTTTGTCTTTTACGAAAAGCGGCTAATCGTGATTCAATATTAAGCATCCGTCACACCTTCGCCGGCCTTTTTTTGGAAAACCCGGCGCGTCCGGCGTATAACGCCTTTCGCTTTAATATCCTTTAGATTTTCATTTTTAAGAAGCTCAACTTCCTTTATAAGCCGGTTATTTTCTGCTCTTAACTCATTAATAATCTCATTTAAAGTAGATACTTCTCGGGACAGCCCTTCCTTAACATTCATCATGGACAAATAGGCT
Encoded proteins:
- a CDS encoding DUF2779 domain-containing protein, whose product is MAYTTLSKSRFMAGLQCPKNLYLSIFQKELATPTDPATQRLFDEGKLVGLEAQKRFPGGVLVDVPYYAPEKALEKTDELIKQGVTTLYEPAFIFNDLLVRVDILHRKTPSSPWQIIEVKSTTSVKEEHFIDLAIQFYILKKYGLTVQSGRLMFLNRNCVYPNLENLFVIEELTEELDQFFPMIEKNLVKFKTLLAQPSVPEVEVGPQCTSPYECPFMNHCWSRLNLPNPGVMNLYRMGEKKFDYLKDGIVELTDPRLSDLNGIQKRMVEVAKSGQPFIDRKGIKQEIKTWKYPFYFFDFETIGFAIPRYHGASPYNQIPFQFSCDILEDETAEIKHVEYLHDTSSDPREEVATRIVEAIGPTGSVISYN
- a CDS encoding type II toxin-antitoxin system PemK/MazF family toxin — protein: MRPKTGDVFLADLEPVKGSEQGRERPVIVFQNPDLGRFTSTLICIPLTTNLSRRGLPGTSFIKKSKQNGLSQDSIGLCFQLRAIDKSRLTKRYGTLNPETLNAIAESVLSALGIDLG
- a CDS encoding helix-turn-helix transcriptional regulator; protein product: MLNIESRLAAFRKRQKLYDKQSAEAKPVLESQFGDIIYPHIMRSLEGFSVSRSKAFVPVSKKKIRIRIKEDPRKVIAWAIAQRIREARENRGLRQEDLARMTGIARPNIVRIEQGRHVPSLTTLRKIVDALGLDINRLTAEPDVEAEERLEFAELAESGIAEWEKSLKEEDKRD